A region from the Triticum aestivum cultivar Chinese Spring chromosome 3D, IWGSC CS RefSeq v2.1, whole genome shotgun sequence genome encodes:
- the LOC123074114 gene encoding probable NADPH:quinone oxidoreductase 1 — protein MDSVTASTTAKPTLRVAAFGGSLRKDSWHRGLIRAAEELCEECIPGLRIDHVDISGLPMVNPDLVTDGGEGFPPAVEALRDRVHAADCFLFASPEYNYSVTASLKNALDWASMGEHNCWADRAAAIVCAGGDFGGGRASFHLRQIGVFLDLHFINKPELHVRAFADPPKFDEEGNLIDVETRERLKKVLLSLQAFALRLQPKDD, from the exons ATGGATTCCGTGACGGCGTCGACGACGGCGAAGCCCACCCTCCGAGTGGCCGCCTTCGGCGGCTCCCTCCGCAAGGACTCGTGGCACCGTGGCCTCATCCGCGCCG CCGAGGAGCTGTGTGAGGAGTGCATCCCGGGGCTGCGGATCGACCACGTGGACATCTCCGGCCTGCCCATGGTCAACCCGGACCTGGTGACCGACGGCGGCGAGGGCTTCCCGCCGGCCGTCGAGGCGCTCCGCGACAGGGTCCACGCCGCCGACTGCTTCCTGTTCGCCTCGCCCGAGTACAACTACTCGGTCACCGCCTCCCTCAAGAACGCGCTGGACTGGGCGTCCATGGGCGAGCACAACTGCTGGGCTGACAGGGCGGCGGCGATTGTTTGCGCGGGGGGCGACTTCGGCGGGGGCAGGGCGTCGTTCCACCTCCGCCAGATCGGGGTCTTCCTGGACCTTCATTTCATCAACAAGCCTGAGCTCCACGTGAGGGCGTTCGCGGACCCGCCCAAGTTCGACGAGGAGGGCAACCTCATCGACGTCGAGACCAGGGAGCGGCTCAAGAAAGTGCTCCTATCGCTCCAGGCCTTCGCGCTCAGGCTCCAGCCCAAGGACGACTAA